A window of the Lactuca sativa cultivar Salinas chromosome 7, Lsat_Salinas_v11, whole genome shotgun sequence genome harbors these coding sequences:
- the LOC111904867 gene encoding NAC transcription factor 25: MESTDSSTGSQLLQLPPGFRFHPTDEELVVHYLKKRAASTPLPVAIIAEIDLYKFDPWELPAKATFGEQEWYFFSPRDRKYPNGARPNRAANSGYWKATGTDKPVMTSGGTQKVGVKKALVFYGGKPPKGVKTNWIMHEYRLTDGKTISKPHGCDPTKQKGSLRLDDWVLCRIYKKNNLQRPMDSDGSDHLHNMNGMLSSIPPSISLAGGHQGTIVKQTAGVGYNAMMENHEHNLMFDARINSNDTDTNTSNLLPMKRSMPGLFWNEDAGAGAGNTGNSTSTYTKRFLTESNSDVSVMATRNNEENSGSIASLLSQLPQTQQMQPQAMLGSLEDGVFRQPYQLPGINWYS, encoded by the exons atggagaGTACAGATTCGTCGACGGGTTCTCAATTACTTCAGCTCCCGCCGGGATTCCGCTTCCACCCCACCGACGAAGAGTTGGTGGTTCACTACCTCAAGAAAAGAGCTGCCTCTACGCCTCTTCCGGTGGCGATCATCGCCGAAATAGACCTCTACAAGTTCGATCCATGGGAGCTTCCAG CTAAGGCAACGTTTGGGGAGCAAGAGTGGTACTTCTTTAGCCCGAGGGATCGGAAGTACCCGAACGGAGCTAGACCTAACCGGGCGGCGAATTCTGGGTACTGGAAAGCTACCGGAACTGATAAACCGGTGATGACGTCAGGTGGGACGCAGAAAGTTGGTGTGAAGAAGGCACTGGTTTTTTATGGAGGGAAGCCACCGAAAGGGGTTAAGACAAATTGGATCATGCATGAATATCGATTAACTGATGGTAAAACAATCTCGAAACCCCATGGATGTGATCCCACCAAACAAAAAGGTTCCTTAAGG TTAGATGATTGGGTTTTGTGTCGAATCTACAAGAAGAACAATCTACAGAGACCGATGGATAGCGATGGTAGTGATCATCTTCACAACATGAACGGGATGTTGTCGTCTATACCTCCGTCTATCTCGCTCGCCGGCGGCCACCAAGGAACAATCGTGAAGCAGACTGCAGGTGTGGGGTATAATGCAATGATGGAGAATCATGAACATAACCTCATGTTTGATGCTAGAATAAACTCAAACGACACCGATACAAACACCTCCAATCTCCTTCCGATGAAGAGATCCATGCCGGGTCTTTTCTGGAACGAAGACGCCGGTGCCGGCGCCGGCAACACAGGAAATTCAACATCCACGTACACGAAAAGGTTTCTCACCGAAAGTAATAGTGATGTTAGTGTCATGGCCACACGAAACAACGAGGAAAACAGCGGTTCCATTGCAAGTTTACTAAGCCAGCTACCACAAACACAACAAATGCAACCGCAAGCAATGTTGGGGTCTCTTGAAGACGGCGTTTTCCGGCAACCATATCAGTTACCGGGCATAAATTGGTACTCTTAG